From a single Notolabrus celidotus isolate fNotCel1 chromosome 7, fNotCel1.pri, whole genome shotgun sequence genomic region:
- the LOC117815491 gene encoding uncharacterized protein LOC117815491 isoform X3 encodes MDMPRYRWPGFKMQLLAELQRQQNETQFCDTFLQTEGISVPAHSCILAALSPYLSRKLLSSPSPPSGQKQQLQLQAVKAQTLLKLVGLLYSGELEVTGSMEQNDVLSAARQFGITELVEGQLKEMKGGDPQQRVCQSCKDKEVEGRERNERWEMQNAGVQSDIAEASAADSLTEKRTSVSTGTQTVLTCKKAVSSSFNHSNQTTASDQEPTSSLPQSTMQTQNTTPDQHFGSSSVPPISSIPGGRSSDETFALDGSSDSLTNAISTSALCSDVITFPFSLTSDSDSLTLQEYSLHQHSSEGETTGNMTDSRDNEENQSPHTLRDVMLGVGGGQRQDRANAKMRGMAQMKQMRQMVEATQISIKVKLRRRTKEEVWEVVDRQGKDETLATLSSLQQDDSNQKQQQTTPSNDGSPPSSTQPGPVEENDEQIEKLLEDIMMGLNILPDLETETKKSHHPQPSKHQAPTPYWIQHTENDGVQGQVHAGVGAAGYGCYQDFGTQLCLSSTDTDQSLPSCSSLSSVQPDAVSVQQQQQQYSPQCQLSLTSMGKSGDLSHQGMMTLSTSQIPNHEGATTSVIPPAFNSSVHRLQDPECKDQSSQEDQNILKFLPLANGNQAKPSHSFSLPCMGDLRLPRCLSPLESPGSTSKHQPFCSDSTDHNTEIQPQPSLHGPPWLTETPTSLQFPFSAITHKESTSGPTSQDTSINCWAKRQKKDLKLISQSEKTWGDLCDVNKKGTTLASPHNVTDRKSEAPKKRNRKRTRHPPEDNGSLPCKELKVSDGKESRFNLSVCSVSLSSNNVLAKERQMANGSTCKPVTSAEKPNEPSTVKEGQQEKIRGPLGRIRTRSSLKGAQETPNNPSPECTSALRSLSIPKRKRGRPPKRKYTKRSESSAAVTEQNSDTVEREPQTNKDLSKVKEDEDKTQRMFKKRKRNRGEVEVDPPKMTLNAKSAGTTETDINQNMNPAGRKPKPPRTVTLKEFQKLIKRQHIKAKMSKESQDKDTNVTSKKGEGEEKAPGSEREGLTRETEIDNILPHITEGIKESHSMNNGTVDINDNQIFNKSATELSESQRDDPRSSTAEEASWFDEEQCSVFTFGDLGEEVEKLAAKREQPLKDLCGAQACATAESDATQWINGDGSSLNDPNQCSEDTMHSDHSLNPQTPQRTVLPLMDADGCNRISGCAQVGKDEEEDEEAEVDILLCSPDKVPQTRDRENGLENVDTSPEEDEEEDVKEIDVTGDETE; translated from the exons ATGGACATGCCGAGGTATCGGTGGCCAGGTTTCAAGATGCAGCTTCTGGCAGaactgcaaagacaacaaaatgaAACCCAGTTCTGTGATACATTTTTGCAAACTGAAG GTATCTCAGTCCCAGCCCACAGTTGCATCCTTGCAGCTCTCAGTCCCTACCTGTCGCGGAAACTGTTGTCATCCCCATCTCCTCCGTCAGGCCagaagcagcagctccagctgcAAGCTGTGAAGGCCCAGACCCTGCTGAAGCTCGTTGGTCTTCTCTACTCTGGAGAGCTAGAAGTAACAGGGAGCATGGAGCAGAATGATGTGCTATCTGCAGCCCGCCAGTTTGGGATCACAGAGCTTGTTGAAGGACAATTGAAGGAGATGAAGGGGGGAGACCCTCAGCAGAGGGTTTGTCAGAGTTGCAAAGATAAAGAAGtagaaggcagagagagaaatgaaaggtGGGAAATGCAGAATGCAGGAGTACAGTCAGACATTGCTGAAGCGAGCGCTGCAGATTCTCTCACTGAAAAGAGAACCTCTGTATCTACAGGCACACAAACTGTTCTAACCTGTAAAAAGGCTGTGAGCAGTTCTTTTAATCACTCCAACCAAACCACAGCTTCAGATCAAGAGCCTACATCTTCTCTACCCCAGAGTACAATGCAAACTCAAAACACAACACCTGACCAACATTTTGGCTCGTCTTCTGTCCCACCCATCTCCAGCATACCTGGTGGGAGGTCAAGTGATGAAACATTTGCGTTGGATGGATCGTCTGACAGTCTAACAAACGCCATTTCGACCTCAGCTCTGTGTAGTGATGTCATAACTTTCCCGTTTTCACTTACCAGTGACTCAGATTCACTGACACTTCAGGAATACAGCTTACATCAGCATTCTTCTGAGGGAGAAACAACCGGCAATATGACTGACAGTAGAGACAATGAAGAGAACCAGAGCCCCCACACCCTAAGAGATGTGATGCTAGGAGTTGGAGGTGGACAAAGGCAAGATCGTGCAAATGCCAAGATGCGAGGAATGGCTCAGATGAAGCAGATGCGTCAGATGGTGGAGGCTACACAGATTTCTATCAAG GtgaagctgaggaggaggaccaAAGAAGAAGTGTGGGAGGTTGTAGACCGGCAAGGCAAAGATGAGACGTTGGCGACTCTTAGTTCTCTGCAACAG GATGACTCCAACCAGAAACAGCAACAGACCACCCCTTCAAATGATGGGTCTCCACCCTCGTCTACTCAGCCAG GGCCTGTCGAGGAAAATGATGAGCAGATTGAGAAGCTGTTGGAGGACATCATGATGGGTCTGAATATACTACCTGATTTGGAAACAGAAACCAAGAAGTCCCATCACCCTCAACCAAGCAAACACCAAGCACCTACACCCTACTGGATCCAACATACAGAGAATGACGGAGTGCAGGGTCAGGTGCATGCTGGTGTTGGAGCAGCAGGGTATGGGTGCTACCAGGATTTTGGTACCCAACTGTGTCTTTCTTCAACAGATACAG ATCAGAGCTTGCCAAGCTGCTCAAGCCTTTCATCTGTGCAGCCAGATGCAGtgtcagtgcagcagcagcagcagcagtactcTCCTCAGTGTCAATTATCCCTCACATCCATGGGGAAAAGTGGTGACCTGAGCCACCAGGGCATGATGACCTTGTCCACAAGTCAAATTCCGAATCATGAAGGAGCCACAACATCAGTCATTCCCCCGGCTTTCAACTCCAGTGTGCATAGACTACAAGACCCAGAGTGCAAGGACCAGTCCTCACAAGAGGATCAGAACATCCTCAAGTTTTTACCCCTGGCAAATGGAAATCAAGCAAAGCCCTCACATTCTTTTTCTCTACCTTGCATGGGTGATTTGCGGCTGCCTCGATGCCTCTCTCCATTGGAGTCACCTGGctcaacatcaaaacatcagcCTTTCTGTAGCGACTCAACAGACCATAATACTGAAATCCAGCCCCAGCCATCTCTCCATGGGCCACCATGGCTCACTGAAACCCCCACGTCACTACAATTTCCTTTCAGTGCCATCACTCACAAAGAAAGTACAAGTGGACCTACATCACAAGATACTAGCATCAATTGTTGGGCAAAGCGGCAGAAGAAAGACCTGAAGCTGATttcacaaagtgaaaaaacCTGGGGGGACTTATGTGATGTGAACAAGAAAGGAACAACATTGGCAAGTCCTCACAATGTGACCGACAGAAAGTCTGAAGCACCTAAAAAGAGGAACAGAAAGCGCACAAGACATCCACCAGAGGACAATGGTTCCCTTCCCTGTAAAGAATTGAAAGTCAGTGATGGAAAGGAAAGTCGGTTTAACCTAAGTGTTTGTTCTGTCAGTTTGTCAAGCAACAATGTGCTGGCCAAGGAAAGACAAATGGCGAATGGGTCAACATGCAAACCAGTCACATCTGCGGAAAAACCCAATGAACCATCGACTGTCAAAGAAGGTCAGCAGGAGAAAATCAGAGGACCTCTGGGTCGGATCAGAACTAGGAGCTCTCTGAAAGGGGCCCAAGAGACTCCAAATAACCCAAGCCCAGAATGCACTTCAGCATTGAGATCCCTGTCAATTCCCAAACGGAAGCGTGGAAGGCCGCCTAAAAGAAAGTATACAAAGAGGTCAGAGAGCTCTGCTGCAGTTACTGAGCAGAATAGTGACACTGTTGAAAGAGAGCCACAAACCAACAAGGATTTGTCAAAGGTCAAAGAGGATGAGGATAAAACACAGAGAATGTTTAAAAAACGGAAAAGGAATAGAGGTGAAGTGGAAGTAGATCCTCCTAAGATGACTTTAAATGCCAAGAGCGCTGGAACTACGGAGACAGACATTAACCAAAACATGAACCCAGCAGGGAGGAAACCCAAACCGCCTCGGACGGTCACTCTGAAGGAGTTTCAGAAGCTTATCAAACGACAGCACATCAAAGCAAAGATGTCAAAAGAAAGCCAGGACAAAGACACAAATGTAACTTCAAAaaaaggtgaaggtgaagaaaAAGCACCTGGTAGTGAACGTGAGGGGTTaaccagagagacagaaatagatAATATCCTACCTCACATCACTGAAGGGATTAAAGAGTCTCACAGCATGAACAATGGTACAGTCGACATAAATGATAATCAGATTTTTAACAAATCAGCAACTGAGCTGAGCGAGTCTCAGCGGGATGACCCGAGAAGCTCTACAGCTGAAGAGGCCAGCTGGTTTGATGAAGAGCAATGTTCAGTGTTTACCTTCGGTGACTTGGGAGAAGAGGTGGAAAAGTTAGCAGCCAAGAGGGAGCAGCCACTGAAGGATCTGTGTGGAG cacAAGCCTGTGCTACAGCAGAGTCAGACGCAACACAGTGGATCAACGGTGATGGCTCTTCTCTAAATGATCCCAACCAGTGCAGCGAAGACACCATGCATTCAGACCACAGTCTGAACCCTCAGACCCCTCAGAGAACTGTACTGCCTCTGATGGATGCAGATGGCTGTAACAGGATATCCGGCTGTGCTCAAGTAGggaaggatgaagaagaggatgaggaagcaGAGGTGGACATTCTGCTTTGCTCCCCTGACAAAGTGCCTCAGACCAGAGATCGTGAGAATGGACTGGAAAATGTGGACACAAGtccagaggaggatgaagaggaagatgtGAAGGAGATTGATGTGACTGGAGATGAAACAGAGTAA